The Salvelinus alpinus chromosome 21, SLU_Salpinus.1, whole genome shotgun sequence genome has a segment encoding these proteins:
- the gmnc gene encoding geminin coiled-coil domain-containing protein 1 encodes MSTALTCQDLSFVGGQLYNCPYPAPTSADSVDVSTVTVASFWAAGPPDDTACQHEPTQRELYSCLDFGASRPDPIWTDHLSPHLQRNKQLQDTLIQREGELARLHEENNNLKEFLNSSFVKTLEEKTKRLLSAQSGDRRRNRKRNSEIQNLHGVGEFRNLSASQLLLGSQVKRTCRNLSLQFCSEEELASTPPVDLWILQTLGLKDEDTIDTTSTEYSFNSPIDSLTKCSSITDSSGDYCQTTDHKSTAYDTPIDGPGHGASIGLYTDYCFNTNSDYSVSTDSVSNFTGTVPSTPYSPSIEVTPNFQATPYDAPLPQLVNTLSSIDPIQPFRPILASSPNLSQDSSPGLHHTTSPHCRSSSSPVGGDVTTQYPELFTPRSRTELAFSMSLNPSSSVRLKTHSFPQGQAFVRKDTLGGWNFTWVPKQGP; translated from the exons ATG AGCACTGCCCTGACTTGTCAAGATCTGAGCTTTGTAGGGGGCCAACTCTACAACTGCCCTTACCCAGCCCCAACGTCGGCAGACAGTGTTGACGTTTCCACGGTGACTGTGGCCTCCTTTTGGGCCGCTGGTCCCCCGGACGACACAGCCTGCCAGCACGAGCCAACACAGCGGG AACTCTACTCCTGCTTGGACTTTGGGGCCTCTCGACCTGACCcaatctggactgaccacctgtcaCCACATTTGCAGAGAAACAAGCAG CTTCAAGACACGttgatacagagagagggggaactggCAAGACTGCATGAGGAAAATAACAATCTCAAAGAATTCTTAAACTCCTCATTTGTGAAAACGTTGGAGGAAAAAACAAAG AGACTTCTCTCTGCTCAGAGTGGCGATAGGAGGAGGAACCGGAAGCGGAATTCCGAAATCCAGAATCTGCATGGTGTTGGAGAATTCCGGAACCTCAGTGCCAGTCAGCTTCTCCTTGGTTCTCAGGTAAAACGGACCTGCCGGAACTTGTCCCTGCAGTTCTGTTCCGAAGAGGAGCTAGCCAGCACCCCACCTGTGGACCTGTGGATCCTGCAGACCTTGGGCCTGAAAGACGAGGACACCATCGATACAACATCCACTGAATACAGCTTTAACTCCCCCATTGACTCCCTCACCAAATGCAGCTCCATCACAGACTCCTCTGGTGACTACTGCCAAACAACCGATCATAAATCCACCGCTTATGACACACCTATTGACGGCCCTGGTCATGGTGCCAGTATAGGACTATACACTGATTACTGCTTTAACACCAACAGTGACTACAGTGTCTCTACAGACTCCGTCTCTAACTTCACTGGAACTGTGCCCTCTACTCCATACAGCCCTAGCATAGAAGTCACCCCCAATTTCCAGGCCACCCCTTATGACGCCCCACTGCCCCAATTAGTCAACACTCTCTCGTCAATTGACCCAATACAGCCATTCAGGCCCATCTTAGCCTCCTCTCCCAACCTGTCTCAGGACAGTAGTCCCGGGCTGCACCACACTACCAGCCCGCACTGCCGTAGCTCCTCCAGTCCTGTAGGGGGTGATGTGACGACTCAGTACCCTGAACTGTTTACCCCACGTAGCCGGACAGAGCTAGCTTTCAGCATGTCCCTAAACCCTTCCAGCAGCGTCAGACTCAAGACACACAGCTTTCCTCAGGGACAGGCCTTCGTCCGCAAGGACACCCTGGGAGGCTGGAACTTCACCTGGGTCCCCAAACAAGGCCCGTAA